A genomic window from Triticum urartu cultivar G1812 chromosome 7, Tu2.1, whole genome shotgun sequence includes:
- the LOC125522091 gene encoding ELMO domain-containing protein A isoform X2 — protein MEAAPTPAAAETQHRHGGCLSARTFMPPGPVARCSGGSSQAAGSPDEASCGSPRWIGKSLFCVCIKRKGAYERICMNLTPVQEQRLQRLRHRMKVYFDHSRRDHQEALRALWYATYPDQELEGLVSEQWKDMGWQGRDPSTDFRGAGFISLENLLFFAKTFSASFQRLLQKQSGNQATWEYPFAVAGVNITFMIMQMLDLQSTKPRTFVKAVFVQMLSEDEWAFDLLYCVAFLVMDKQWVEKNASYMDFNEILKSTRAQLQKELLLEDVMRIEDMPSYRLLC, from the exons ATGGAGGCGGCCCCAACGCCGGCGGCAGCGGAGACGCAGCACCGCCACGGCGGATGCTTGTCTGCCAGGACGTTCATGCCGCCCGGGCCGGTGGCGCGATGCTCCGGTGGCTCCTCTCAGGCAGCCGGATCTCCCG ATGAGGCGTCATGTGGATCACCAAGATGGATAGGGAAAAGTCTCTTTTGTGTATGCATCAAAAGGAAAGGGGCATATGAGCGAATATGCATGAACCTTACACCGGTGCAG GAACAGAGGCTTCAGAGGTTGAGGCACCGCATGAAGGTTTATTTTGATCACTCAAGGCGAGATCATCAG GAAGCCTTGAGAGCTCTTTGGTATGCAACATACCCTGATCAAGAACTTGAAGGTTTGGTCTCTGAACAGTGGAAGGACATGGGCTGGCAAGGAAGAGATCCATCAACTGACTTCAG AGGCGCAGGATTCATATCTCTAGAGAATCTTCTATTCTTTGCAAAGACATTCTCT GCATCATTTCAGAGGCTACTACAGAAACAAAGCGGCAATCAAGCCACTTGGGAGTACCCGTTTGCAGTTGCTGGTGTAAATATCACATTCATGATCATGCAGATGTTGGATCTCCAGTCCA CTAAACCGAGAACGTTCGTCAAAGCTGTTTTTGTCCAAATGCTTTCAG AGGATGAATGGGCATTTGATCTGCTCTACTGTGTTGCTTTCCTTGTGATGGACAAGCAGTGGGTAGAGAAGAACGCTTCTTACATGGACTTCAAT GAGATACTGAAGTCAACTCGAGCGCAGCTGCAGAAGGAGCTTCTGCTGGAGGATGTGATGAGGATTGAAGATATGCCATCATACAGACTGCTTTGCTAG
- the LOC125522091 gene encoding ELMO domain-containing protein A isoform X1: MEAAPTPAAAETQHRHGGCLSARTFMPPGPVARCSGGSSQAAGSPDEASCGSPRWIGKSLFCVCIKRKGAYERICMNLTPVQEQRLQRLRHRMKVYFDHSRRDHQEALRALWYATYPDQELEGLVSEQWKDMGWQGRDPSTDFRGAGFISLENLLFFAKTFSASFQRLLQKQSGNQATWEYPFAVAGVNITFMIMQMLDLQSMKSIAAKPRTFVKAVFVQMLSEDEWAFDLLYCVAFLVMDKQWVEKNASYMDFNEILKSTRAQLQKELLLEDVMRIEDMPSYRLLC; encoded by the exons ATGGAGGCGGCCCCAACGCCGGCGGCAGCGGAGACGCAGCACCGCCACGGCGGATGCTTGTCTGCCAGGACGTTCATGCCGCCCGGGCCGGTGGCGCGATGCTCCGGTGGCTCCTCTCAGGCAGCCGGATCTCCCG ATGAGGCGTCATGTGGATCACCAAGATGGATAGGGAAAAGTCTCTTTTGTGTATGCATCAAAAGGAAAGGGGCATATGAGCGAATATGCATGAACCTTACACCGGTGCAG GAACAGAGGCTTCAGAGGTTGAGGCACCGCATGAAGGTTTATTTTGATCACTCAAGGCGAGATCATCAG GAAGCCTTGAGAGCTCTTTGGTATGCAACATACCCTGATCAAGAACTTGAAGGTTTGGTCTCTGAACAGTGGAAGGACATGGGCTGGCAAGGAAGAGATCCATCAACTGACTTCAG AGGCGCAGGATTCATATCTCTAGAGAATCTTCTATTCTTTGCAAAGACATTCTCT GCATCATTTCAGAGGCTACTACAGAAACAAAGCGGCAATCAAGCCACTTGGGAGTACCCGTTTGCAGTTGCTGGTGTAAATATCACATTCATGATCATGCAGATGTTGGATCTCCAGTCCA TGAAATCAATTGCAGCTAAACCGAGAACGTTCGTCAAAGCTGTTTTTGTCCAAATGCTTTCAG AGGATGAATGGGCATTTGATCTGCTCTACTGTGTTGCTTTCCTTGTGATGGACAAGCAGTGGGTAGAGAAGAACGCTTCTTACATGGACTTCAAT GAGATACTGAAGTCAACTCGAGCGCAGCTGCAGAAGGAGCTTCTGCTGGAGGATGTGATGAGGATTGAAGATATGCCATCATACAGACTGCTTTGCTAG
- the LOC125522091 gene encoding ELMO domain-containing protein A isoform X3, with the protein MEAAPTPAAAETQHRHGGCLSARTFMPPGPVARCSGGSSQAAGSPDEASCGSPRWIGKSLFCVCIKRKGAYERICMNLTPVQEQRLQRLRHRMKVYFDHSRRDHQEALRALWYATYPDQELEGLVSEQWKDMGWQGRDPSTDFRGAGFISLENLLFFAKTFSASFQRLLQKQSGNQATWEYPFAVAGVNITFMIMQMLDLQSMKSIAAKPRTFVKAVFVQMLSEDEWAFDLLYCVAFLVMDKQWVEKNASYMDFNLQKELLLEDVMRIEDMPSYRLLC; encoded by the exons ATGGAGGCGGCCCCAACGCCGGCGGCAGCGGAGACGCAGCACCGCCACGGCGGATGCTTGTCTGCCAGGACGTTCATGCCGCCCGGGCCGGTGGCGCGATGCTCCGGTGGCTCCTCTCAGGCAGCCGGATCTCCCG ATGAGGCGTCATGTGGATCACCAAGATGGATAGGGAAAAGTCTCTTTTGTGTATGCATCAAAAGGAAAGGGGCATATGAGCGAATATGCATGAACCTTACACCGGTGCAG GAACAGAGGCTTCAGAGGTTGAGGCACCGCATGAAGGTTTATTTTGATCACTCAAGGCGAGATCATCAG GAAGCCTTGAGAGCTCTTTGGTATGCAACATACCCTGATCAAGAACTTGAAGGTTTGGTCTCTGAACAGTGGAAGGACATGGGCTGGCAAGGAAGAGATCCATCAACTGACTTCAG AGGCGCAGGATTCATATCTCTAGAGAATCTTCTATTCTTTGCAAAGACATTCTCT GCATCATTTCAGAGGCTACTACAGAAACAAAGCGGCAATCAAGCCACTTGGGAGTACCCGTTTGCAGTTGCTGGTGTAAATATCACATTCATGATCATGCAGATGTTGGATCTCCAGTCCA TGAAATCAATTGCAGCTAAACCGAGAACGTTCGTCAAAGCTGTTTTTGTCCAAATGCTTTCAG AGGATGAATGGGCATTTGATCTGCTCTACTGTGTTGCTTTCCTTGTGATGGACAAGCAGTGGGTAGAGAAGAACGCTTCTTACATGGACTTCAAT CTGCAGAAGGAGCTTCTGCTGGAGGATGTGATGAGGATTGAAGATATGCCATCATACAGACTGCTTTGCTAG